CTCAAGCTCGGCACGCTACTCGAACGCCTCGGTCGCACGGATGACGCCTTCGACGCCTACTACGCCGTTACAGACTGGAAGCGCGACGAGGACGCCGTTTGGCGCGCTCTGCTGCGGCTGTCCGAAGGGCGCGAAGATGCCTACCTGATCGGCGAGATGATCGAGGGGCTGCTCGGCATCGTCCGCGGGGAAGAAGCCTTGAGCTTGACCGAACGTCTGGTCGAACTGCGGCGCGAATTGATGGACGAGGACGGCGCCGAACGAGCGCTCGAACTCGGGTTCATTGCGTGCCCCGATGAGCCGGAGTTGCGCGAGCCCGTTTTGCAGCGCTGTAGTGAACGAGGCGACCACGCACGAGCGGCGAGTCTGTTGGCCCAAGCACTGGCGTCGAGCAGCGACCGCACGCTCGTCGACCACTTGGTCGAGTCCGCCCTGCAAGCAGACACGCCCGCGGACGCCTTGGCTGCGGTGGAACGATTGTTGGGGGCGACCCCCGAGGATGGCCCGTTGGTCTACAGCCGCGCGCGGCTGCTGGAAGCCTCGGACGACGTCATTGCCGCCGTCGATGCCTACGAACGGGCAGCGCAACTCGGCGTGGACGTGACGGAACCTCTGGCTGCGGCCCTGGAACGTGCGATCTTGCGAGCGGACCCGCCTCAGGACGCCGAGCTGTCGTTGAAGCTGGTGGACCTGTTCGAGCGCAGCGGCAACGTCGATGCGGCGCGCGCTCGGCTGGCGGAGCTGGTCAGAGAAGGCGACGCTGACGCGGCCCTGTGGCATCGCCTGGCCGAGCTCGAGGTGCAGACCGAGCACTGGGATGCAGCCGCCACCGCCTATCGCAAGCTGATTGCCCTGACCGAGGGCGACGATCTGGTCAACACGGCGCTGTGGTTGGCACATTCCTGCGAGCAGGCCGGGCGTCCCGCGGACGCCCGGGGTGGACTGGAGCGAGCATTTGCCGTGGCTCCCGAGCGCGAGGATCTGCGCGAGCGTCTGGTGCACCTCTACAACTTGCTGCAGGAGCATCGAGCGTTGGCCAAGCTATTGTTGGCGCAGGCAGAGCGGGAGCAGGACATCGCCACCCGTTTTGGCTTGCTGCTCACGGCGGGTTCTCAGCTGTTGGGGGCCGAGGACGGCGCCGACGAGGGGCTCTCCGTGCTGGAGGAGGCTCGCAATCTGAGCCCGGAAAGCGTGGAGGGTGCGGTCGCCTACGCGCGCGCGCTATTCGTGCTCGGGCGTGGTCAGGAAGCCATGACCTTGCTCGACGAGATCATCGCTGGCTTCAAAGGCCGGCGCGCGCGCGAACTGGCGCTCGTGTATCGCCAGATCTCCGAGATGCAGTTGAGCGGAGGCTTGCTCGACGAGGCCCTGGCGTCTCTGACTCGGGCCTTCGAAATGGACATGAAGAACCCGATTGTCGCCTTGGAGCTGGGCCAGTTGGCGCTGGATCTGGACGACCAGGAGACGGCAGGCCGCGCATACCGAGCGGTGACGGTGCTGCGACCTAGTGACGACGGCCAGCTCGTCGTCACCCCCGAGCAACGCGCGCACGCGCAGTATCAGCTCGCACTGATGGCGCACAACCAGGGGGACCTGAGGCGTGCGCGGGTCCTCGTGTCCAAGGCGCTCAGCGAAGATCCAGCGCATGGGCCCGCCCAGGAGCTCAAGGCCGCCCTCGATGCCGCCGGCTGACCTCGACGGTCCGGTTGGTGCGCGATCGCGGAGCGGCGGTCGGCGTGTGCCCAAGTGACCCGGCGATTCAGGGTTCTACGGGCGCCACGGTGGGGCGTGGGTGGGGTCGACGGAACAGAACCGCGGTGCGGCCCCAGCGGTGGCGAAACATGATCGGCAGCGCGAACGCAGGAGACGCACCAGCGTAGAAGAGCGCCGCAAACAGCACCTGGCCTTGCTCCGGCTGGCCCGGGAAGAAGTAGTGAACGACCAAAAGTCCCAGACCGACATTGCGGACTGCGATCTCGATGGCCAACGCGACCGTGTCATCGTCATAGCGCCCCAACAGGCGACACAACTGCGGAACAGCCAACGACAGGAACGTTCCAAACGCGATGATCACGAGCGGCGGACCCAAGCCATACTCGGCCAAACGGATCTTGCCGGTGCCGAGGCTGCCTGCGGCGATGGTGAGGACCAGCGCCAGACTGCCTCGGATCGCCCAGCGGCTCACGGCAGGGGCTCTTGCTGGCGCGAAGCGTCGCAGCACCATCCCCAGTGCAAGCGGCGCGAGCAGGTAGCCGAAGATCTCCAGCATGGCGCGCGTGATCGGGAAGTGAAAGTCGGGTGGCAGAATGGTGC
This genomic stretch from Polyangiaceae bacterium harbors:
- a CDS encoding bile acid:sodium symporter, whose protein sequence is MYHSIEPFLVPAQLILAMLGMGATMTVKDFGAVGRDPRGLVLGLLLQWLFVPLTALACVRLFGLGQGWAVGLLLVAAVPGGAFSNLLTFLGRGNVPLSIAVTTVTTLASVIAVPLILQVGAGTILPPDFHFPITRAMLEIFGYLLAPLALGMVLRRFAPARAPAVSRWAIRGSLALVLTIAAGSLGTGKIRLAEYGLGPPLVIIAFGTFLSLAVPQLCRLLGRYDDDTVALAIEIAVRNVGLGLLVVHYFFPGQPEQGQVLFAALFYAGASPAFALPIMFRHRWGRTAVLFRRPHPRPTVAPVEP